In Burkholderia sp. WP9, a genomic segment contains:
- a CDS encoding heme biosynthesis protein HemY: protein MAIRGLLWLALLFAIAVVLAVVGRFDMGQVLLIYPPYRVDMSLNLFVVGLVVLFILLYALLRIFRNIWRMPQRVAAYRARSRVAKAHAALRDAIGNLYAGRFSRAEKAAKDALANGDNKGAAGLIAATAAHRMHEYARRDEWLAQINEADWQDARLMATADMRADGRDADGALTALTEMQSQGARRIHAQQITLRAQQQLKNWGEVLKLVKTLEKREAIHPAVAVRLRQIAAENLLRDRRHNADALLELWNSLSATERHSPRLADLAAELLVALNRPQEARKIVEEALAQNWDARLLRRYPDTAGGDALPLIQKAEAWQKDRPEDADLMFALGRLCLHQQLWGKAQSFLERALKLADNETLKIRSHRALARLHEQLGDTEKASQHYRESALAMNIV, encoded by the coding sequence ATGGCGATCCGGGGACTTCTATGGCTTGCATTGCTGTTCGCCATTGCCGTGGTGCTGGCGGTGGTGGGACGCTTCGATATGGGGCAGGTGCTGCTGATCTATCCGCCGTACCGCGTGGACATGTCGTTGAATCTGTTCGTGGTCGGACTGGTTGTGCTGTTCATCCTGCTGTATGCGTTGCTGCGCATCTTCCGCAATATCTGGCGCATGCCGCAACGCGTGGCCGCGTATCGCGCGCGTTCGCGGGTCGCGAAAGCGCATGCCGCGCTGCGTGATGCGATCGGCAACCTGTATGCGGGGCGTTTTTCGCGCGCTGAAAAGGCGGCCAAAGATGCGCTCGCGAATGGCGACAACAAGGGCGCGGCCGGTTTGATCGCGGCCACGGCCGCGCATCGCATGCATGAATATGCGCGGCGCGACGAATGGCTCGCGCAGATCAACGAAGCCGACTGGCAGGACGCTCGCCTGATGGCCACCGCCGACATGCGCGCGGATGGCCGCGACGCGGACGGCGCGCTGACCGCGCTGACCGAAATGCAGTCGCAGGGCGCGCGGCGGATTCACGCGCAGCAGATCACGTTGCGCGCGCAACAGCAGTTGAAGAACTGGGGCGAGGTGCTCAAGCTCGTCAAGACGCTGGAAAAACGCGAAGCGATTCATCCGGCCGTGGCGGTGCGCTTGCGTCAGATCGCGGCGGAAAACCTGTTGCGTGACCGGCGCCACAATGCCGACGCGCTGCTGGAGTTGTGGAATTCGCTGTCGGCCACGGAACGCCATTCGCCGCGTCTCGCGGATCTCGCCGCCGAGTTGCTGGTGGCGCTGAACCGTCCGCAGGAAGCGCGCAAGATCGTCGAGGAAGCGCTGGCGCAAAACTGGGACGCGCGTTTGCTGCGCCGCTATCCGGATACGGCGGGCGGCGACGCGTTGCCGCTGATTCAGAAGGCCGAAGCGTGGCAGAAGGATCGTCCGGAAGATGCGGACCTGATGTTCGCGCTGGGTCGCTTGTGCCTGCATCAGCAACTGTGGGGCAAGGCGCAATCGTTCCTCGAACGCGCGCTGAAACTCGCGGACAACGAGACGCTGAAGATTCGCTCGCATCGCGCGTTGGCGCGTTTGCATGAACAGCTCGGCGATACGGAGAAGGCGAGCCAGCATTATCGCGAGAGTGCGTTGGCGATGAATATTGTTTGA